CGCGCGAGGTGGCGCGCGCGTGGATCCGGGCGTTCGAGGCTGCCGGCGGCGGGCCGATCGTGGCGCCCTCCGGGTCCTGCGCCGCGATGGTCCGTCGCGAGTACCCGCGGCTCTTCGCGGGCGAGCCGGAGTGGGCGGCCAGGGCGGCCGCGCTCGCCGAGCGGACGTACGAGCTGAGCGAGTTCATCGTCCACGTGCTGGGCCGGCCGAGCCTCGGCGGGCGCTTCGAGGCGGTCGCGGCCTACCACCCCTCGTGCCACCTCACGCGGAGCCTGGGCCTGTCGGACGAGCCGCTGAGCCTGCTGCGCGGCATCGAGGGGCTGCGCCTCGTGGAGCTTCCGCACGCCGGCGAGTGCTGCGGCTTCGGCGGCACCTTCGCGGTCACGCAGCCGCGGATCTCCACGGCGATGGCCGACGCGAAAGTCCGCGCCGTCGAGGCGAGCGGCGCGGACGTGCTCGTGGCGGCCGACACCGGCTGCCTCCTGCAGATCGGCGGGCGGCTGTCACGCCTGGGCCGGCCGGTGCGGGTGATGCACCTCGCCCAGTTGCTCGACGCGGCCACGAGCGGGCGGGGCGCCGGGCCTCAAGAGGGCGGTGGCGCCCGTGTCTAGCGCGTTTCAGCGGCGCGTGGAACAAGCGCTGGCGGACGACTTCCTCCGCATGGCCGTGCCGCAGGGGACCTTCCGCGACCACGAGGCGCGTCAGCGGGCGTGGGCCGAGCTCGGCGCGGCCATGAAGTGGCGAGAGCGCGCGCGCCGCATCCGGGACCACACGATCCGCCACCTCGACCACTACCTCGCGCTGGCGGCCGACCGGATCGAGGAGC
This genomic interval from Clostridia bacterium contains the following:
- a CDS encoding (Fe-S)-binding protein, which produces MRVSLFVTCLCDLIQPEVAESAVRLLWRLGVEVDVPSGQTCCGQPGYNAGYHADAREVARAWIRAFEAAGGGPIVAPSGSCAAMVRREYPRLFAGEPEWAARAAALAERTYELSEFIVHVLGRPSLGGRFEAVAAYHPSCHLTRSLGLSDEPLSLLRGIEGLRLVELPHAGECCGFGGTFAVTQPRISTAMADAKVRAVEASGADVLVAADTGCLLQIGGRLSRLGRPVRVMHLAQLLDAATSGRGAGPQEGGGARV